In Actinomycetota bacterium, one DNA window encodes the following:
- a CDS encoding universal stress protein, whose translation MKILFPTDGSSTAEQALNLAITLAKGMDGEILVVSVNKFQPDLYGFQPGVAGRFEKELSTNTLKLAKEATKKVLDGGVKASYQTLVGDPSEKIVELAAAEKVDMIVMGTQGVTGLARVFIGSVADRVIRKAECPVVLVPNVGR comes from the coding sequence ATGAAGATCTTATTTCCAACTGACGGCTCAAGCACTGCTGAGCAAGCTCTAAATCTCGCCATAACCCTGGCCAAGGGGATGGATGGTGAAATTCTGGTGGTGAGCGTAAATAAGTTCCAGCCCGACCTCTACGGCTTTCAGCCCGGCGTGGCAGGCCGCTTCGAAAAGGAGCTGAGCACAAACACCCTTAAGCTGGCAAAGGAAGCGACCAAAAAAGTGCTGGACGGCGGAGTCAAGGCGAGTTATCAGACTCTGGTCGGCGATCCCAGCGAAAAGATAGTCGAGCTTGCAGCTGCCGAAAAGGTGGATATGATAGTCATGGGTACCCAAGGCGTCACCGGTCTGGCCAGGGTCTTCATCGGCAGCGTGGCCGACCGCGTCATCAGAAAGGCTGAGTGTCCGGTGGTATTGGTGCCGAATGTCGGTCGATGA
- a CDS encoding metallophosphoesterase — protein MRLGLISDSHDNMPMIKKAVDLFNKEEVDLVLHGGDLISPITADHFRPLKKKMVAVFGNNDGEKLYLVKRFEGIADFFEDYVELESDGARIALMHQPKFLDSLITAAKYDLVVYGHTHQVDIRKDKVLVVNPGESCGWISGRATVAIVDTASMHIDLVEL, from the coding sequence TTGAGACTTGGTCTGATTTCCGACTCTCACGACAATATGCCGATGATAAAAAAAGCGGTCGACCTCTTCAACAAGGAAGAGGTCGACCTGGTGCTTCATGGGGGAGATCTCATCTCGCCCATAACTGCCGATCACTTTCGCCCCCTAAAGAAGAAGATGGTTGCCGTCTTTGGCAACAACGACGGGGAGAAGCTCTATCTGGTCAAAAGGTTCGAAGGGATCGCCGATTTCTTCGAGGATTACGTCGAGCTGGAATCGGATGGGGCGAGGATCGCTCTGATGCATCAACCCAAATTTTTGGATAGTCTGATCACCGCTGCCAAATATGATTTGGTCGTCTATGGCCACACTCACCAGGTCGATATCAGGAAGGATAAGGTCTTGGTGGTAAACCCCGGCGAATCCTGCGGCTGGATAAGCGGACGGGCCACCGTGGCCATAGTCGATACTGCTTCGATGCATATCGATTTGGTGGAGCTGTAA